TGTTAAGCGAACACGAAAAAAGCTTACGTTCAGCGATGCAACCTGTATATCCTTCTACGGAAACCTTGACTAATCGCGGGATTACGAATCGGGTGATTAATAAACTGATGCAGCAATTGTTTCTCGAAACACAAGCTTTATTTTCGGAAACCTTACCGGATTATTTAATCAACGAATTGAAATTGATTCCAAAAAAAGCGGCTTTATTCAACATTCATTTTCCAAAAAGTAGTGACGCTTTGGCAAAAGCCCAATTCCGACTGAAATTTGAAGAATTGTTTTATATTCAGTTGCAATTAATCACGAAAAACCTGATTCGGAAACATAAAATAAAAGGACATCCTTTTACTAAAGTTGGTGAATTCTTCAACGAATTTTATCAAAATCATTTGCCTTTTCAATTGACAAATGCTCAAAAAAGAGTTATCAAAGAAATACGAACTGATATGGGCAGTAATGCTCAAATGAACCGATTGCTGCAAGGCGATGTAGGTTCCGGAAAAACCATTGTCGCTTTTATGAGCATGCTTTTGGCACTCGATAATGGCTTCCAAGCCTGCTTGATGGCGCCCACAGAAATTCTGGCTAATCAGCATTTTATTGGTTTATCCGAATTAGCCCAAACTCTAAATATAAATATTAAAATCCTGACTGGTTCTTCCAAAATTGCACAACGCAGAATTATTCATGAAGAGTTGGAAAACGGCACATTACATATTCTTATCGGAACGCATGCTTTATTGGAAGATAAAGTGAAATTTAAGAATTTAGGATTGGCTGTGATTGATGAACAACATCGTTTTGGCGTAGAACAACGCTCTAAACTGTGGAAGAAAAATGTGATTCCGCCACACATTTTAGTCATGACGGCCACGCCAATTCCTCGAACTTTAGCGATGAGTTTATATGGTGATTTAGACATTTCTGTGATTGATGAATTGCCTCCGGGACGAAAACCAATTCAAACTGTTCATCGTTTTGACAGCAACCGTTTGAAAGTTTGGAAATTCCTTCGGGACGAAATTGCTTTGGGTCGCCAAATCTATATTGTGTATCCGTTAATTCAGGAATCTGAGAAAATGGATTTCAAAGATTTGATGGATGGCTACGAGAGTATTTCCAGAGATTTTCCGTTGCCTCATTATTCCATTTCAATACTTCACGGAAAGATGAAACCGGCGGATAAAGATGCGGAGATGAAACGCTTTTCGGAAGGAAAAACTAATATTATGGTCGCCACAACCGTAATTGAAGTCGGAGTTAATGTTCCTAACGCCAGTGTGATGATTATAGAAAGTGCGGAACGATTTGGATTGTCACAATTGCATCAGCTACGCGGGCGTGTGGGGCGTGGTGCGGAACAAAGTTATTGCATCCTGATGACGAGTCATAAATTGAGTTCCGACAGTAAAACCCGAATGGAAACGATGGTACAAACGAACGATGGTTTTGAAATTGCCGAAGTCGACTTGAAACTTCGCGGTCCGGGAGATTTGATGGGAACACAACAAAGTGGCGTGCTCAACCTACAGATTGCAGATATTGTTCGGGACAGGGATATTTTGATGTTGGCCAGAAATTATGCATTAGAAATTCTCAAAAATGATGCGCCGATGCAAAAACCTGAGAATGCTATTCTAAAAACGATTTTTTTAGAAATGACCAAGAAAAAGAATATTTGGAACTACATTAGTTGATTTTTTTTATAAAGGGTTTCATACTGTTTTAAATCAGGAATCGATTTGATTTGTTTTTTTTAAATTTTATCTTTTTTTGAAAATAAAATTAAACCATTCCCTCCTTTTTGTGTCCTAAATGACCGTTTAAGTATCTATTTTTAAAGAAATATTAATATTTGTATGTACAAACGTTAAATAAAAATTAACAAATCGGCTTTTCCCAATCTTAACACCTAATTTTGTTATTTTACTAAAATAAGCATTCATTAATTCTACTTTACCTTTATACCATGAAAATAAAATACGTAGTTTACACTTTATTATTAGTTGGAATTGGTGGTTTTATCGCCTACCGAATTACAGCAAACAGCGCTAAAAATCAAGAATCACAAGATAAAGGAAACGATAAACCCATGTTGTTGACGGGTATTGTTGTAAAACCTCAGACTTTTGATAATAATTTATCGCTTTCGGGTTCTATTGAAGCCAATGAACAAGTAGAAATTCGTTCTGAAGTTTCGGGAATTGTAGAAGGGATTTATTTTCAGGAAGGAAGTTCTGTTTCAAAAGGTCAAGTTTTGTTTAAAGTCAATGATTTAGAATTACGAGCTCAGTTAACCCAAGCTTCCACCAAAGAAGGATTGGCTTCTGAAAACGAAAGACGTGCGAAATTACTTTTACAAAAAGAAGCTATCAGTCAGGAAGAATATGATGTTGCCAGAGCCGATTATAAATCAGCACAAGCGCAAAGTCAATTGATAAAAGCACAAATTGCCAAAACATCGGTAAGAGCACCGTTCTCCGGAAAAATCGGATTGCGTTCCATTTCACCGGGAACCTACATCACTCCTACTCTTTTAGTAGCAAAATTGGTGAATATCGGCCGTTTAAAAATTACTTTTTCTATTCCTGAAAAATATGCTTCACAAGTTAAGATGAACTCTTATTTAACTTTTAAAGTAGCCGGTTCAACGGAGAGTTATACTGCTAAAGTTTACGCTATTGAACCTGAAGTAGAAATTGCTACCAGAACCTTGAAAGTTCGTGCTATTGCCGAAAATAAAGACGGGAAATTATTACCGGGAACTTTTGCGAATGTAGAATTGCCTTTAGATATTATAAAAGATGCTATTGTTGTTCCAACCGAAGCTATAATTCCGGTACAAAACGGAAAGAAAGTTTTTATTTCGGATAAAGGAATGGCCAAAGAAGTTATGGTTGAAACTGCTACAAGAACTGATGCTTCTATTCTAGTGCTTTCGGGTCTAAAAGCAGGAGATACTGTGATTACCAGTGGTGTTATGTCGCTGAAAAATGAAGCTCCGGTAAAAA
This region of Flavobacterium lacustre genomic DNA includes:
- the recG gene encoding ATP-dependent DNA helicase RecG, whose product is MQQNLLHTPIEYLKGVGPNRGELLRKELGIYKYQDLVNFFPNRYIDRTRYYKINELQNNIAEVQIIGKIINIKTVEFGRNQKRLVATFVDDTGQIDLNWFQGHKWIKESLKLNEVSVVFGKCAQYGSQFSMAHPEIELLSEHEKSLRSAMQPVYPSTETLTNRGITNRVINKLMQQLFLETQALFSETLPDYLINELKLIPKKAALFNIHFPKSSDALAKAQFRLKFEELFYIQLQLITKNLIRKHKIKGHPFTKVGEFFNEFYQNHLPFQLTNAQKRVIKEIRTDMGSNAQMNRLLQGDVGSGKTIVAFMSMLLALDNGFQACLMAPTEILANQHFIGLSELAQTLNINIKILTGSSKIAQRRIIHEELENGTLHILIGTHALLEDKVKFKNLGLAVIDEQHRFGVEQRSKLWKKNVIPPHILVMTATPIPRTLAMSLYGDLDISVIDELPPGRKPIQTVHRFDSNRLKVWKFLRDEIALGRQIYIVYPLIQESEKMDFKDLMDGYESISRDFPLPHYSISILHGKMKPADKDAEMKRFSEGKTNIMVATTVIEVGVNVPNASVMIIESAERFGLSQLHQLRGRVGRGAEQSYCILMTSHKLSSDSKTRMETMVQTNDGFEIAEVDLKLRGPGDLMGTQQSGVLNLQIADIVRDRDILMLARNYALEILKNDAPMQKPENAILKTIFLEMTKKKNIWNYIS
- a CDS encoding efflux RND transporter periplasmic adaptor subunit, translating into MKIKYVVYTLLLVGIGGFIAYRITANSAKNQESQDKGNDKPMLLTGIVVKPQTFDNNLSLSGSIEANEQVEIRSEVSGIVEGIYFQEGSSVSKGQVLFKVNDLELRAQLTQASTKEGLASENERRAKLLLQKEAISQEEYDVARADYKSAQAQSQLIKAQIAKTSVRAPFSGKIGLRSISPGTYITPTLLVAKLVNIGRLKITFSIPEKYASQVKMNSYLTFKVAGSTESYTAKVYAIEPEVEIATRTLKVRAIAENKDGKLLPGTFANVELPLDIIKDAIVVPTEAIIPVQNGKKVFISDKGMAKEVMVETATRTDASILVLSGLKAGDTVITSGVMSLKNEAPVKIKIK